In Sander vitreus isolate 19-12246 chromosome 4, sanVit1, whole genome shotgun sequence, the genomic stretch TCAttttttctgttaaaatatcACAACATGGAGTTTCTGCTGACATGAGTGATACTAATTTTTTTTCCTAATGTCTCCTAAGCCCTTACATTATTAAAATAGCTGTCTGTAATAGAGGTCGACTGATATGGGTTTTTCTCTGGCCaatctttagaaatcagggtcagccgatggccgataaatgctgccgatttattttggccgatatgtgcttgtttttaaacctctatttgaaagataaaatgtaacactaatactTATTACTAATTACTTAAGATGCACaacatttctcaacaaaaacatttattgaacacttcaccaatctGCACTTgtatacttaaattaaaaatgtataatgtaaaaacatatattctataaatgtataaaaatataaacatgcATTTGGCCTTCCCTGGTGTTGGCTGGGTGAAGCGCTGTCATAAGGGGGTGGTTTTCTTTTCAGCCATCAGACTGTAATGactaaaaaagggggaaaatacAAGGTTGTTAGTATTTTTGTATAGTATCTTCATCTTCAAGTCATTTTATAGATgggcatatatatatttattttttttaatttttttttataattcagCTAATAATGCATTGTAAGTAATACAAGGCTAAAAACGTTTCTATTATCTTCCCAAAAACTGTCCTGAAACGtgtatttttggtttgtttgttgacATACAAAGCCTAATGGACATAacctaatgatcacaaaaatgGAGGGGGGGAAACGTATTACACAGCCTGCATGCAAGGACGACACCGGCTACTAGCGATGACGTTGTAGATGCTATGTAGGACCCATAGACCATAGACACACGTAATGAGGAAAGTTAATTGTGAAAGTCATGTGCCCAAATGACTAGTTGCATTTATATTATAAGGAGCATTGCCAGCAACAACTATAGTAAAGTGCAATCACGCTTTTGactctgaagtgtgtgtgtgtgtgtcacagcctGAGAGGGAGTGATTCTCTCAGACACCAAACTAGAGGTGTGCATACgaataagtttaaaaaaaataaaaaataaaaaaaaaataaaataaaaaaattgaattgTCGGCAGTTATAAAGTTAGTCGCGTTACACACGCTGCTATTTTGAGGATGCTTTATCAAAAGCATTAGTTGGAGCCTCTGGTCTTTCGGAAACGGTGTGCTTAGCAACGACGCTAGCAAAGCCAGTCCTTCACTAGCCTGATTCGGTGCGGTGGTCCCTCCTTATGTTTACAACTTATTTCTCTGCATTGCTATCAATATCCAAAGTAGCCGAACGTTATGTCGCCTATTCATGTCTTTTTCCTAAGTTGGCAGTAACATGTCATAGTTAACTAATTAAATATATAGGACTTTAATCCTTACCGTTTTCTCCAAGGAACTTGGCTCCTCCAAAGGCACTGGATGAGATCTGCTCACTCTGCTGGTAAATGACTCTAggggcagcagcaacaacactaGGGTGACCGCAGATGCTCCTGCCTATTAATCTGCTTGATATACTCGGATattggccgataccgattatgtaaaaaatgacaaatcagCCAGCCGATTAATCAATCACCCTCTAGTCTGTAACCATGATACATACATTGTTAAattaataaagtaattaaatacCTTTAGATGACAACATAACTCTAAAAAATTGCTGCGGGTTATtaaactgcttttttttgtgcgcaagttttacatttttgcaaTGTAAAACTTCAATCTTTATAGTTTTCTTTCAGATTTAGTAACGACATTGGACATGTTAACTTACCACTGCCCTGTTTTGAAAGAAAGCCCTAACTCTCTTGTACAGATTTGGGGTGGCCGTTTTGAATTCTAAATGGTGGTTGGATAGAGTGGATTGAGGTAGGCTTTTGCCAATTGCCGATGGGTTGGTATATCGGCCATTGAAGGGATGATCGATTGTTTTTCTCACGCTAAAGTAGCTAACTAGGGCTTTAGATACCATTTACCGATATCAATACCGTAAATTCGATACTGGTTCCTAAACCATACTTTTTTCGATagcaatttaataaaacaaataaattgcaacattacggcacaaatctatttatttttcagctcctactacacaagccccgtctctgtgtgtaatgtagagtttttcctgcctgcctctacaaTGTGTAACgtcagacagccaatcacaaacattattagatctcggTAAAAGCATGCTGCATGGTTATTGGctcgctgatgagatttactccttaggcaTTGGatttgggtattgaatgacgaggcatttttcgatacttacGCGTTCAATGTAGCCTGCCTGTCAGACTGGCTGTGGGATCGCCTATCGGCAATCTTGAGTAACCACGATTGCACTATACGAAAATAGAAACTATCGCACAATCCTACCTGAAGGCCTTGGATGTTACATtaatcacacaaaaaacatattatgAACCGAGCAATAGGGTTGGCCGAGTAAATTCACAGATTCTTTTATTAGCTATAAACTATCGCTCATTGGATGGAGTTTGTCATGAGCCCTTGCCCATATCCTTTTGTGGCTTGTATTAGGGCTCGATGGAATACCGACTTTTTTAGGTATATCGATGTATTTTCAAACGATATATGGGCTGAGACATTACTGTTTATCGATATAGGTTGATGTTGCGTTACATAACCCATTTCTTCCAtaaagccgtgcctgtgtttgcATCTCTCCTCTCACACTCTCCGGGCAACTCTGCCCCCACTTGCTCACAGGCTCTTCTGTAACGTGGAGGGAGACACAGCTCCACATTTGcctacatttttcaatatttttaggTTCATGAAACAGGTTTTAATTTTCTTATGTCaatgtaacgctacctctaatgctcattgaaatcttcagagagagagagagagattttttaattgcgatatgaaaaaaaagaaatttttccaggctaaagtgaatattaataatgcatgcatgttgcttcctctaaatgtcaggttgtggtcagctagcggggcctgctttggttgtttgataaattgattaaaattgatcatgattgttggtttgctgtgcatgcagagcctgcatgtcacactcttgcaacagactgtgtatccaagagcacttaaatcagtgtaaatgacgttatatcagaaaccgactgctgttgtagattagtgttacgtttccagcgtcgcagctccgaaccataaccattgtttttttttagcctaactatgttagctttagcctggctagtagcagctttctgcggtgagaAATGGtcgggatatgtcgtgattaggtgatttagtttgtctttgcagcgaacataaaacactgaatcctgtagcttcactacccatggaaaagcatgtgcatcactgtgtcagcggcagctgctgcttacggtacttttctacacacgggagagcctcacttcccaggccggtaacaatcatggaaaaggagaacggtaaaagtttacttttttatcaagcagcaaagaagttgtagcatCAACGTCCTGTGATGTGACTATCGCACATGCGCACATCGcaatgtagacgatgaaacaaaatatcgtgcagccctactttagaatatattttttttaaatcctgtgagtccagctgccgtgcaaggtgaTAAGAATTGTACAGTAATAATCTGCCTCATGATCAAAGAGAGTTTTTGTGTCATAAACTTGAGTCCATCACACGCTCCCACTTTATTTGATCCAGGGTTTTGGGCCAGCATCAGACCGAATACACAGACAATAACAGCATTATGCACTTGTCTCAGAACACTCAAGTGTCTGCTGAACTAAAAGGGCGTGTGACGACAATGGTTTAAATTTTACGGTAACTATTTGCCACAAAATGCCTCAATTTGAATGGAAGATGGCATTTGTTCTAGTGTCTCTTGAATGTAATGGGACTAATGCATATACTTTTTCCAGTAAAGGGCCAAGTatcaaagagaaaaataatcaaTTGTTGTTCAGTAACTGAAGGGAAGTTTTAGGTATTTGTTTgaaattttctcttttttcatccCTCCAGTCTCGACCTCATGGCACACGGAGGAGGATTCATTCCGGGCACCACCCATTGACCGGTCCATCCTGCCCACAGCACCTCGCTCAGCTCGTGAACCCAATGTCGACCGGTCCCGACTGCCCCGCAGCCCGCCTTACACGGCTTTCCTGGGCAACCTTCCCTATGATGTCACTGAGGACTCGATCAAAGACTTCTTCCGCGGCTTGGCAGTACGTgtagcaagcacacacacatgcagtgtcGGGCATATAACGCATAGCACTCTGTGGTTACAGCTACTGCATGGAAACACAAACTGTGAAACTCAAGTTAATGTCTCAGTTGCATACatatgattttcttttaaattgaagTCCTCTGACGCCTGCCTCTGGCTTGTCAAGTCAAAGAGTGGGACTTAAAATGGTCACAACCTTGCAGGTCAACAAATATTAGCGAAATAACCTTGCTGATTTGTCACTAAAGTCCTGACCTGTGCATTTTATATTTCGGGTTAGAGCAGAAATTAATGACTAACCTTCTCATCTGGCATTTCCTCCATTTTAAAGTCCACCCTTTTCTTCCGTTTTCTTTCACTTGCATACTGCGCTTTGTTTCTTCTCATCTTGTACGGGTGAACTGTACAGTGCTGGGCCCAGATCAGTGCATTCTCTGTTGGATATGTAATTCTGTCACCGTCTTCATCACCAGATCAGTGCAGTGCGTCTGCCTCGAGAGCCCAGTAACCCAGAGAGGCTAAAGGGCTTTGGCTATGCTGAATTTGATGATGTGGACTCCCTCCTGAGGGCTCTGAGTCTCAACGAGGAGGTGAGCGGATGCAACAAGAACTTGGTTTTATAGTTCTGCATTTTGATTTTAACCACTGGATCTGAACTAACATGAGCGTACGACTTTCCCAATAGTTGTATTGTACAATAAAATCTTGGGTTACCATTCATTTATTGGCCTCACTGCACAAAAGCACAAAGATCTATAGTTGTGCTATAAATGACCGTTTCTTTCCATCATCAAAATGTATTAGGAAGAATGACTATTTGTCCCCTCTATTTGTTCATGTCAACAGAACCTGGGAAACCGAAGGATCCGTGTGGATATTGCAGACCAGTCTAATGATAAAGGTACATTGCTAACTTTTCTTTGCTGTGACTTCTTCTAGCCAGTATTTATAGTGataaagtaaatgggaatataTCCCTCAACCTTTTACATTCTATAAATAAACGTAATATctcctcttcctttttcttcacaccTCAGAAAGAGACAATGGTTCTATGGGAGGCCGAGACAGAGGTGGACGGATGTCAGACATGGGTCCCGACAAGACAGACAGTGACTGGAGGGCTCGGCCCAGTTCAGATGCCGACGATGGCCCTCCCAAGAGAGAGGAGGCTTTTGGAGAGAGTGAGTCAGAATTGGCTTTTTGTTCTTTGACATCTATACTTATTTCACACTTGATCCCAGTATTTGTGTTGGCAGCTTTTGACAGACACGACCTGTGTCTTAGTATCACTGGTGTCAATCCCATCCTAACTAGCATAAAAAACTGTCTGTACTTTCATGTCCTAGGGGAATATTAGTTGAAACTATTTGTTAAACCAAGCTAACTATTCGAAATTGTTCAAATTCACTCCCTTTGCAAAATGTTTCCCCTAATTTTGCTTCAGGGTTATGATAACAGCTTTTCATATGTTTATCCAAAATGTTGACTACAAAAAATAATGCATTTCTTCCTTCCAAACTCTATTTGATGTACAATCAGAACCCAGTCAGACCAACAGTTCATTAGCGCAGGAATTCCATAAGTGAAAACAAATTATTCTGTTACAATTCTTGCAGGATCACGGGACCGCTATGAGCCGGATCGTTTCAGAGATGGGCCACGGCGGGACAATGACCGCTATGATGGAGGAAGAGACCGCTTCCGGGATCGCTATGATGACAGGGATCGTAGAGACTTCGATAGAGGAGGTgtgtctttgttcttgttcttcagaTCCACCTGGCTGTATCAGCAGCTCTTTGGCTTCCTGATCATAACATCTTAATCAAGTCATTGGCTTACATGACTACCTGCTGCAAGCTTTTAAATACAATTCTATACACTTGTTTATAAACTTCCATTTTCATCTCTAAACCTTTTTTCTCTCCTGCCATTTTTCTAGGTTTTGACTCTCGTGGTGGTGGAGGAAGTCGTCGTGCCTTTGGCAGTGGCTTCCGTCGTGACTATGATGACAGTCGAGGTAGCAGTGATCGTTATGGGGAACGGGATCGTTATGGCGACCGCGAGGACCGGTACGAGAGACGTACGGATGAGAGGCGTGAGGAGAGAGGTGAGAGTGAGTATGAATATACAAATACTACTTCTCATCAGCATTATTTAATAAAGGGGACATatgaaaattaactttttcagtGCTTGTACATACCACAAACTGTTAAATTATAAGACAACCCAGTCATTTATTTTGTGGGCTGCTtagatcagaaaacatgggaTTCCGCCATTTAGGTTTGGCTCCCTATTTCACATACAGGCTCATTAGAATATACCTCCCACATCCAAGTATCTCTACCCACAGCTTGAGTACTACCTTTGCAAAGGTGTGCCATATCTTTCTgtcaagccaatcagagcagactgggctttttgggTGGGGGTGCTAACACACCAACcggataatcggccgtcggacagtctggcgaggtcggtgactcgagtctgttcggtgtgttccgtgccgccatccgtcggaggagctgtcggccttcattttggcccacatgacatgctcagtcggagacagggcagtcgggactcacccggaaacggcgagcggatgagcctctcaaaatctgacaaatcttttaaactgacctttgatgatctgaaatgaagacagattaagcaactgcatggcctatttctcgcttaaaatgttttcagaaacacgttttggtgaactattttagtacaatatgacattgtattctgaacaagccgccatgacagtctggctgtgaatttccggagaaaaaagacccacgtgacgcattcgtcctatcagctgccggttttcattttctgggaaacgatacagagaagcgccgcctgctgttatggagacgtattgcgTTTCACGCACCCGCAGAgtgtacgctcaagtcggcgtctcctcagtgtgttttgaggcatttttttttggacctcggggacccgactgatcagtccaattgccttttctgccgacggtcggccgtctggttggtgtgtagcaGCCCTTAAAGAGAGCGTTTCAGACAggtatacaggtatattcagataGACGGTATGAGGAAAAAGACTGAtttgttctagtagaaacccaaaatatgtaaatacagggctccagactaaagTTTACTAGGCGCACTGTAGCCCCTAGCCTAACTCCGCCCTcatacgtacttccgctcaattttcattttccttcagtacaccgtctgggtttgcggtatattcttgggttttctctgaCCAATCggcaaacagagggagtggctgagaacgacgacgttgaggtcgtgtgctagtttgagttgtagttccgtaatggtggcgaagaaagatgtgagcgaagccattcggtctgttgtggcaacgctgccgaatatccagaagttaaagcccgagcaagaacaatctttgagttttgttggtggccatgatgttgtggccctcctccccatggggttcgggaaaagtttgattttccagctcgctcagttagtggtgaaggagatgTCTAAGGCAAACGCTAGCGATGCtgagccgatagttgttgtcgtctcccctcttgttagcctgcagaggtgtcaagtaacgaagtacaaatactttgttacccaaaatttctacttaaggtatctgtactttactgaagtaattattttacagcatactttttacttctactccttacattttcacgcaattatctgtactttctactccttacattttaaaaatagccttgttactcctatttcagttcggcttgttttcattccggTTAAACAAAAACCTATCCAGACAAATCTCGCCATCCGACACTCTATTGGTTTGTATGCGATCCATCACACCTGCacagacccggtgctaatatggcaccggtgccttactGATCTACCAGACCGagtagcaacgcggatttcggtgcctcattaggtgctacttaaatgcctgcacttctctctgatgctccaaaaacaGACgatagagggaactgaaacatcgccgcacgggacgctagtaaacactacacttagcagcaggtaacgttagcctaccgttagctagcagctggcataaacacagttaaaatgctgacagctaaacggtgtaaaagtgtttatttcactggagaggattgtaacaccagactgtagctgccgttgtatgaaaaacacagaagagatgtcacctttttcagcccttctgagtttgcaggtatgatttTAATATAACATTATTATAGTCATTATGGCcattagaaaaatgtttttttgtggaggTGGGGTAGTGCACTATAAGCCCCTGTGGGGCGGGCTAAGCTTTTGTCCttttaatggcattttttcccccttacattacttttacttttatactactttaagtagttttgaaaccagtacttttacactttacCTTGAGTAAAATGCTGgagttgatacttcaacttctcctggcggagccaggctaccagaggGGCTCTGGGCAGATCAAATAGtattaaacttcaacagagtacaccctgtcaaggaagttaacacctgtcaatggagagtggccagactctctgtacaaatgaaatgtacgagagtctggtaggaccaggctactgtAGCCCCTAACTAAAAAATTGTAGGGGCACAGGCAGAAAATATAGGGGTGCACAGTCACCCATTTTAACTGTATTACTGATAAATGCTTTGGTAATAAATACAGGAACTACAATCTGCTGTCTTATTTTAGttcagtcacattttaattgaatgatgcttaacaaatgcacattcagaaatgtaatcAAAGTACTATTTCTGTCGATATACTGTATTACTGCCTCTGCCTCATACAggctctcccttcctcccttctgtttttttgttgtaaataaCAAACATATTTAAGGTGATCAAACTTCCATGGAAAGGGGAGTATCTAACACCCAGTGTGGGAAATATTGAGTGATGAGGGAGCCAGAGACAGATGAGCTCACGACACAAGCACTATTTGTTTTCACGAGGTAAATAGTAATATATTTagcagcatatatatatatatatatatatatatatataaataaataaatatctcttttttttttccgaaGCCGTCTCTACTGTCACATCCTCTGCTGTACCTCTCTCGCCAAGCGAGGAAACGGTACCGCAGCGTGTAGCAAATGTCGGAGTTGACGTTAGCATTTTGGGTATTTAAATAATATCCCGTCCTTTTTGTCTGCGACCGAGACAACACTGAGTAAAATTGCGATAAATTTTGTGACGAGACAGAATACAACACTGCCAAGGTCTTTGAACACACCTCAGCCAACCCTGAAGTGCACGCAAGCCAGTTTGAGACCGTAAACAAAGTGGGATAAAGAGAGGAgggctaatgttagcctaagGCTAAGTCCTaatcttatttaaaaaatgactcgCACTATCTAAAAAAAATTGCTCTCAAACGGTGATTTGGTTGGAGTCTGGAGCCCATTTaaaaagtatgaacctgaaaatgagcatgatttGTCTGCTTTAACTGATCTATCAAATAGGGCTATTTGAGTGAAAATTTGGTGTAACActaatggatgttttttttgttttttttatataaagttaGCAATTACAGTTTTCAGCTTTCACACTCCCTTCAGAATCTGCAGTTTAGcgtgtttattttttgtcagtttGACTGTGCTAACACCATCTTCTGATATTCACCTCCACACTACTCCATATTGATATAATTTGTTTTCCTATTATCACAGCAGGTCCTCAGCAGAGACCTAAGTTGAACCTTAAGCCCCGTAGCGTGCCCAAGGAGGAGGAAGGCAGCGGCGGTGGCGGCGGTGGTGGTGGCAGCAGCGGTGGTGGTATTTCCCCAGCTGCAGCTCCGAGCTCCGGCAGCAGGGCCTCATCCATCTTTGGTGCAGCCAAGCCGGTTGATACAGCAGCCAAGGagagggaggtggaggagaggctgaagaaagaggaagagaggctGCAGAGGCAGCTGGAGGAGGACAAAGGCCGGGGACCCGACAGAAAGATGCGAGACAGGTCAGGAGTTGACATGGATGGTCACATAATTTTTGATGAGATGGTGATAactcaatgtgttttttatgaagtgttttcaaatactttttttttttttggaggagTCTGTTTATGCTTAAATATATTTCAACATTGATTTGTGACAAAGCAGCATACTCTGCAGTTATATTGCACTTAAGTTAAGGAGACAGACAAAGCAGTTATTTACACTTCTAGAATCTAACATCATGTGAAGACACGTGGTTATGTGtacaatgaaaaacattttgtgtgtaGTTTATATTTAAATACTGGCCTATCCTGGCCATTGGCCAATACAGTGACATGACATATGAGAGTATCTTGTATCATTACATCATTTTTTGGGTAAAATCAACTCTGTTGGTCATAATACGTAAGTTGGTATCATGGATCATGTTAGCTGGCGTAAAAGTAATTTTGCAAGCCAACTAACATATCCACTTGGATAGTATTTTGCTAGCGGTAACgttagcaagcaagcaagcaaaggTTAGCCAGCTAGCTCTAACGTAGTAAAACCGTCCTGAGTGGAAATTATATTATAGGCAACAGAGAAAGTAGGGCTGCTTCTGTACTAATCAATAGCGAACATTCGAAGCTTCTGATCAGGACTCAGCCAGCCAGTGCCACACCTCACCAAGAGTACTATTTCTGGCTTCATTAAATAGGCTGCTGCCTTATAACCATACAGTAAGCTTTTTCTATTGTTTTCAGGGACCCAAGCTGGCGCAATGAAGAACCTCATACTGAGCGATCTCGCACAGGAAGCGAGTCTTCACAGCAAGGAAGTACTTCTGGAAGAGGTGAGATACCTCTGCATTCCGTTTCGATAGAGCTTGCCTTCAGGAATCTGGTTTCGCCCTATAAACTCTGTAGTCCGTTTAGATGAAACAAATAATTATAAAGTCTGTAGGCTGTTAGATGATACAAATACAGTTTTGATTTTTGGTACATTTCAGACTTTGTATTGTGTCTCAACatcttcaaacaaaacaaccaagACCAACTAAAAATGATCAAGTGGTAAAAGTGTTATAAATTAAGGACTTCAGTGGTGTAAAACCGTAAGAAACAACGTGCTGCTCTTTTCATCCACCAGGCTCCCGGTGTCGAGATAGCGAGCGCTCTGGGGAGAATGAGGTTTTCAGTGGGAGAGAAGGTGAGCCCACCTCCCCCGGGGCCTCCCCGCAGCCCCCCCCTATTAGCTCCTCCAAGGAGCCGTTGAAGGTGATGCCTGCACCTCCTCCAAAGGAGAACGTCTGGGCCAAGAGAAGTGCAGCCAGCACAGGCTCTAGCGAGGGTGATGGACGACCTCCAGTCTCTCCTGTTTCCCCAAGTGGTTCAGCTCCTCCCAAGCTCCGGTGAGAACTCAAGTGAGACGTATGGGGGCTTCTAAAAGAACTAGATATTTGTAAATGCGGGTATATTTCATGAACCTAAAAATATAAGGTTATTGTCTACCAAGGTGCTGCTGAAACCGCGCCTTTTACCAGACAAGCTCCAGAGAGCCGGCAATAACAGCAGGCGAGTGGGTGCCACATTTGTGTAGAGCACCGCGACAAAAATGACGCATCGCGGACGCAAGAGTCACTCTTAGTAGTTTCTGTGACAttagaatgtttaaaaaatatgaaaacgGCCAAAATACACAAAGCAACCTATAGAGTCGTAGCCAGAAAAGTCACGCCACGCTACTGGCGAAGTGGGCAGCCCtgttgaaatgaaaatgcaaatCCCTGCCATGAGTCAAGCCAAAACACCACGTGTATGGAAAAACCCCTATACTGCATGTTAGGAAGACTTTCAGGAACGCGCTGCTCAGAAACGGCCATTTTAAAACCGTTCACACCCCAAATTTGCTATAAGAAAagtacttttttatatatttttttaaataccttttCCTGACTGTTCCTACTTTCTCTTTAGCTCCCCAAGTTCTGCAGATGAAAGAGGATCTGAAAAAGGTAAGGCCATTCTGATGAGTGGGGGATTTTACCCAAAACCAACCTCAGCATGTAGACTGAATACAATTGAACAAACCATGTCAGCTATAAAAGGAGTCAACAAAAACAAGGGAAACTGAAGGGAAACATTTATGTAAACGAAAAGCACTTGCACACATCTGCAATAATGTGTTGAATTTGAAATAGACTCAAGTCGGCAGCCACTCTTAGATCCCTACTACTGGTGAGGCAAAGTCTCAGACCAGTGGAAACGCCAAGTTGTTAACTTaatctatatataatatataattagcATACAGATACTCTACAGGGCTCCACACACCAGTTTGTTAGTTTATCACTCGACTCAGCAAGACATTTTTAGCTGAGATGGACAGCATAACGCTGCAGTGTTTTTACTGTATAAATTAGCCTCGTCTAGCTATCTTTTGTTCCTCAGCTCATAGCTTAAACCCAATGATATTCAGCCTCCAtacatgtttttaacattgttgaaACAACGCAACTTCATCAAGACTGGCTCATGCACACGACGAGGTGCAAGAGCAGCTGTTATCCTTACATTTCACACTACTTTGTACCTGTATCATAGTGGACATATTTGGCAAAGTGAGTTGTCTCTGACCGGAGCCGGTCATGAACTCATCTTTCTGCTGAGTTTATTCATAACAAGGGGAGCACTGCAGTATGTCTCACATTATTAGTCTGCATTGGTATACAAATGATCAAAGTGACATATATGGTGCAGAATAATATGCACATGCATCACAATTCTGACTTGGAAAAATTATATCGCGCTCAAacttagggttgggtaccaaaacgcggttccactatggaaccggttcctacgcaaccagTAGGAATCGGAACGGATTAGAACGCtaatttcggttccacttaatgtgtcaactgaaatattttcccctctgtcgctccgaaacggacataGAAATATCacacttattatatatttaagtactaaatgttaaaatattgttaaatttaaataattttctattaaaaaaaaaaatctataaaagagcatttctttgatgtcatttttcagtttttcaagaatcggtttaggaatcgtaaaaatccagacgatacccaaccctactcaaaCGCAACTCAAGCTATCTGGCCAATTGTGAAAACATTGAATATACCTATTCAATTGTTTGCAGTGCTGTATCAGAGTAAGACCTTTTCagatttatactttttttgttttttttgtttactgtttagTAAACCTTTTGGCAAAACTTTTAAGCCAATAtcaaatttaaatgaaataagtTACACTGTACGAGCT encodes the following:
- the eif4ba gene encoding eukaryotic translation initiation factor 4Ba isoform X3, which produces MAASAKKKNKKGKTLTLTDFLAEDKGGSNAPPSYPAKSTSWADETDELEGDVSTSWHTEEDSFRAPPIDRSILPTAPRSAREPNVDRSRLPRSPPYTAFLGNLPYDVTEDSIKDFFRGLAISAVRLPREPSNPERLKGFGYAEFDDVDSLLRALSLNEENLGNRRIRVDIADQSNDKERDNGSMGGRDRGGRMSDMGPDKTDSDWRARPSSDADDGPPKREEAFGERSRDRYEPDRFRDGPRRDNDRYDGGRDRFRDRYDDRDRRDFDRGGFDSRGGGGSRRAFGSGFRRDYDDSRGSSDRYGERDRYGDREDRYERRTDERREERAGPQQRPKLNLKPRSVPKEEEGSGGGGGGGGSSGGGISPAAAPSSGSRASSIFGAAKPVDTAAKEREVEERLKKEEERLQRQLEEDKGRGPDRKMRDRDPSWRNEEPHTERSRTGSESSQQGSTSGRGSRCRDSERSGENEVFSGREGEPTSPGASPQPPPISSSKEPLKVMPAPPPKENVWAKRSAASTGSSEGDGRPPVSPVSPSGSAPPKLRSPSSADERGSEKDENKADGVRRDRGPPRARGVPAGPGAGRGRGEGPNRDRRKEADRKDNRRDRDSRPPPEPKKFEETPIPKFSSASKYAALLMDGDEGDDAEDVE
- the eif4ba gene encoding eukaryotic translation initiation factor 4Ba isoform X4; protein product: MAASAKKKNKKGKTLTLTDFLAEDKGGSNAPPSYPAKSTSWADETDELEGDVSTSWHTEEDSFRAPPIDRSILPTAPRSAREPNVDRSRLPRSPPYTAFLGNLPYDVTEDSIKDFFRGLAISAVRLPREPSNPERLKGFGYAEFDDVDSLLRALSLNEENLGNRRIRVDIADQSNDKERDNGSMGGRDRGGRMSDMGPDKTDSDWRARPSSDADDGPPKREEAFGERSRDRYEPDRFRDGPRRDNDRYDGGRDRFRDRYDDRDRRDFDRGGFDSRGGGGSRRAFGSGFRRDYDDSRGSSDRYGERDRYGDREDRYERRTDERREERGPQQRPKLNLKPRSVPKEEEGSGGGGGGGGSSGGGISPAAAPSSGSRASSIFGAAKPVDTAAKEREVEERLKKEEERLQRQLEEDKGRGPDRKMRDRDPSWRNEEPHTERSRTGSESSQQGSTSGRGSRCRDSERSGENEVFSGREGEPTSPGASPQPPPISSSKEPLKVMPAPPPKENVWAKRSAASTGSSEGDGRPPVSPVSPSGSAPPKLRSPSSADERGSEKDENKADGVRRDRGPPRARGVPAGPGAGRGRGEGPNRDRRKEADRKDNRRDRDSRPPPEPKKFEETPIPKFSSASKYAALLMDGDEGDDAEDVE
- the eif4ba gene encoding eukaryotic translation initiation factor 4Ba isoform X1, with translation MAASAKKKNKKGKTLTLTDFLAEDKGGSNAPPSYPAKSTSWADETDELEGDVSTSWHTEEDSFRAPPIDRSILPTAPRSAREPNVDRSRLPRSPPYTAFLGNLPYDVTEDSIKDFFRGLAISAVRLPREPSNPERLKGFGYAEFDDVDSLLRALSLNEENLGNRRIRVDIADQSNDKERDNGSMGGRDRGGRMSDMGPDKTDSDWRARPSSDADDGPPKREEAFGERSRDRYEPDRFRDGPRRDNDRYDGGRDRFRDRYDDRDRRDFDRGGFDSRGGGGSRRAFGSGFRRDYDDSRGSSDRYGERDRYGDREDRYERRTDERREERGETGPQQRPKLNLKPRSVPKEEEGSGGGGGGGGSSGGGISPAAAPSSGSRASSIFGAAKPVDTAAKEREVEERLKKEEERLQRQLEEDKGRGPDRKMRDRDPSWRNEEPHTERSRTGSESSQQGSTSGRGSRCRDSERSGENEVFSGREGEPTSPGASPQPPPISSSKEPLKVMPAPPPKENVWAKRSAASTGSSEGDGRPPVSPVSPSGSAPPKLRSPSSADERGSEKDENKADGVRRDRGPPRARGVPAGPGAGRGRGEGPNRDRRKEADRKDNRRDRDSRPPPEPKKFEETPIPKFSSASKYAALLMDGDEGDDAEDVE